From one Humulus lupulus chromosome 8, drHumLupu1.1, whole genome shotgun sequence genomic stretch:
- the LOC133796122 gene encoding uncharacterized protein LOC133796122, which yields MNGRLQVGFQGVKGLRQGDPISPLLFVLVMEYLTRLLQLGATQSKFKFHPLCKSLKIINLCFADDLIIFCKANKESVQCVKQVFKDFCCSIGLKENHSKSHVYFGGVPNIEKGHLLQILQIKRHLSYAGRTQLINYVLLGLRNYWMNIFMLPQSVVKEVDKLCMWFLWGNNGTRSNFHRASWSKVSLPKAYGGLGFGEGAKWNKAMLAKYIWAISHQPEAMWVKWINAV from the coding sequence ATGAATGGGAGATTGCAGGTGGGATTTCAAGGTGTTAAGGGTCTGCGTCAAGGAGACCCTATTTCTCCATTACTGTTTGTCCTGGTAATGGAATATCTCACCCGTTTACTGCAGCTAGGAGCTACACAGTCTAAGTTCAAGTTCCATCCTCTGTGTAAAAGCCTCAAGATAATTAATCTCTGCTTTGCGGATGATTTAATCATTTTCTGTAAAGCTAATAAAGAATCAGTACAGTGTGTTAAGCAGGTCTTTAAGGACTTCTGTTGTAGCATAGGGCTGAAGGAAAATCATAGCAAATCACATGTCTATTTTGGAGGTGTTCCGAATATAGAAAAGGGTCATTTACTTCAGATTTTACAGATTAAAAGGCACCTCTCTTATGCCGGGAGGACCCAACTCATAAATTATGTCTTGTTGGGGTTGCGTAACTATTGGATGAATATCTTCATGCTCCCTCAAAGTGTAGTTAAGGAGGTTGATAAACTTTGCATGTGGTTCTTGTGGGGTAACAATGGAACCCGAAGTAACTTCCATCGTGCTTCTTGGTCCAAAGTCAGCTTGCCTAAAGCTTATGGGGGTTTGGGTTTTGGTGAAGGAGCAAAATGGAACAAGGCTATGCTTGCTAAGTATATTTGGGCAATAAGTCATCAGCCTGAGGCGATGTGGGTTAAGTGGATCAATGCTGTCTAA
- the LOC133796123 gene encoding uncharacterized protein LOC133796123: protein MEITNDPPFIIYFVNEKGQVQEQFVENEWLPIKCNNCKGYGHNMAECKHHGPKIWAKKTVTDNISVGVNTAAEIQGKAAISGVPTGNTMVTQEPKETPDMAGPVKPWLIVGDFNVVFHFDDKASEKSVSAAEIYDSTAWIAQMQMAGLKSIGSKYTWSNRKDGKDRVYSKIDHAFINENWVDALPNTIAEFQWDVNSGHCYCLIKTPKLGNLGTKPFRFFNLWIAHRGFKEVVRSSWNKPMAVTGLQGVINKLLRLKHVLKAFNKEEIGDEAEKDAAANYQFHSTMYRSFLNDLGVIIDDYSQVVTHFLDHFREYMGSTSSATRSINTHCIGLGPCLDIEMHLKLIRKFQKSNVKKALFSIPGTKSPGPDGFGSEFYKAMWQDIGAEISKAILEFFNSGKIPAELNKTVLAMVPKTDMSCNAIDYRPIACCNTIYKCISKMLCSRISEVLPTLVSPNQGAFIKGRLLAHNILIFQDLIKNYNRRNASPRCALKIDLSKAYDTVD, encoded by the exons ATGGAGATAACAAATGATCCCCCGTTTATCATCTACTTTGTGAATGAGAAAGGCCAAGTGCAAGAACAATTTGTTGAGAATGAATGGCTTCCCATCAAATGCAACAATTGCAAGGGATATGGCCATAACATGGCTGAATGCAAGCATCATGGTCCAAAAATCTGGGCTAAGAAAACTGTGACCGATAATATTTCTGTTGGAGTTAATACAGCTGCTGAGATTCAGGGAAAGGCTGCAATATCAGGTGTTCCCACTGGGAATACTATGGTAACTCAAGAGCCTAAAGAGACACCAGATATGGCCGGG CCTGTAAAACCTTGGTTGATTGTTGGAGATTTCAATGTTGTTTTTCACTTTGATGACAAAGCTAGTGAGAAGTCAGTTAGTGCTGCTGAGATTTATGACTCCACAGCCTGGATAGCACAAATGCAGATGGCTGGTCTCAAGAGTATTGGTTCTAAGTATACTTGGTCTAATAGGAAAGATGGGAAGGATAGGGTGTACTCAAAAATTGATCATGCTTTTATCAATGAGAATTGGGTGGATGCTTTGCCTAACACCATAGCTGAGTTTCAGTGGGATGTTAATTCTGGCCACTGTTATTGTCTCATCAAAACTCCTAAACTTGGAAATCTAGGCACAAAGCCATTTAGATTTTTTAATCTTTGGATAGCTCATCGAGGGTTCAAGGAGGTTGTTCGAAGTAGCTGGAACAAGCCTATGGCGGTGACGGGATTACAGGGGGTGATAAACAAACTGCTTCGGCTTAAACATGTATTGAAAGCATTCAACAAGGAGGAAATTGGAGAT GAAGCTGAAAAAGATGCAGCAGCCAACTATCAATTTCACTCTACAATGTACAGAAGCTTTTTG AATGATCTGGGAGTTATTATTGATGACTACAGTCAAGTTGTTACTCATTTTCTGGACCATTTCCGTGAATATATGGGAAGCACCAGCTCAGCAACAAGAAGTATTAATACTCACTGTATTGGGCTTGGTCCTTGTCTGGACATTGAGATGCACCTAAAGCTTATCAGAAAATTTCAAAAATCAAATGTTAAGAAGGCTTTGTTCAGTATTCCAGGTACTAAGAGTCCAGGGCCTGATGGCTTTGGCTCTGAGTTTTATAAGGCCATGTGGCAGGACATAGGTGCTGAAATATCTAAAGCCATTCTTGAGTTCTTCAACTCTGGGAAAATTCCTGCTGAACTCAATAAAACTGTCCTTGCTATGGTTCCTAAAACAGATATGTCGTGCAATGCCATTGACTACaggcccatagcttgctgtaacaCAATCTATAAATGCATCTCAAAAATGTTATGCAGCAGGATTTCGGAGGTCCTTCCTACATTAGTCAGTCCGAATCAAGGTGCTTTTATTAAAGGGAGATTACTAGCTCATAATATCCTTATTTTTCAAGACTTGATTAAGAATTACAATAGGAGGAATGCTTCCCCGAGGTGTGCTCTGAAGATCGATCTTAGCAAAGCCTATGATACAGTGGACTAG